A genomic segment from Streptosporangium roseum DSM 43021 encodes:
- a CDS encoding DUF2469 domain-containing protein, with amino-acid sequence MSAEDLEKYETEMELQLYREYRDVVGLFTYVVETERRFYLTNSVDLDVRTAENGDVFFDVKMQDAWVWDMYRPARFVKNVRVVTFKDVNVEELAKPDLEMPKEGFSN; translated from the coding sequence ATGAGCGCAGAGGATCTCGAGAAATACGAAACCGAGATGGAGCTGCAGCTTTACCGTGAGTACCGCGACGTCGTCGGGTTGTTCACCTACGTCGTCGAGACCGAGCGGCGCTTCTATCTGACCAACTCCGTCGACCTGGACGTCCGTACGGCCGAGAACGGTGACGTGTTCTTCGACGTGAAGATGCAGGACGCCTGGGTCTGGGACATGTACCGCCCGGCGAGGTTCGTGAAGAACGTCCGCGTCGTCACCTTCAAGGACGTCAACGTCGAGGAGCTGGCCAAGCCCGACCTGGAGATGCCCAAGGAGGGGTTCTCGAACTGA
- a CDS encoding YraN family protein, protein MAAKDELGRHGEQVAVDYLLAHGMQILDRNWRCPDGEIDVVAREGRALVVVEVKTRSGRTHGTAFEAVTVVKLARLRRLTGRWLAERRERFDSVRIDVIALERFAGDLVIRHERGVC, encoded by the coding sequence ATGGCCGCGAAGGACGAGCTCGGCAGGCACGGCGAACAGGTCGCCGTCGACTATCTGCTGGCGCACGGCATGCAGATCCTGGATCGCAACTGGCGATGCCCGGACGGTGAGATCGACGTGGTCGCCCGCGAGGGGCGGGCGCTCGTCGTGGTGGAGGTGAAGACCCGCTCCGGCCGCACCCACGGGACCGCCTTCGAGGCGGTGACCGTGGTGAAGCTCGCCCGCCTGCGCAGGCTCACGGGCAGATGGCTGGCCGAGCGGCGTGAGCGGTTCGACTCCGTCCGCATCGACGTCATCGCCCTGGAGCGGTTCGCCGGAGACCTCGTCATCCGCCACGAGCGGGGGGTGTGCTAG